One segment of Amycolatopsis alba DSM 44262 DNA contains the following:
- the sbnB gene encoding 2,3-diaminopropionate biosynthesis protein SbnB: MLILSHGDVRRILDGAEQEVLAAVRTAYVLHTQGRSAIPHSVFLRFPGDDRNRIIALPAYLDTPEAPVAGVKWVSSFPGNVQAGMDRASAAIILNSMRTGHPEVFLEGATISARRTAASAAVAAVTLGATGSGVSLIGCGVINFEVLSFLRALYAGLDSVTVFDLDQARSTAFADRCTTRWPEMKVDVVTRVEDALAAHPLVSLATSATVPHLDVARCQPGALILHLSLRDLTPETILASTNVVDDADHVCRAATSLHLAEQQAGNRDFIAHSLGELLLDGDRYRRNPDTLTVFSPFGLGALDLALADLVHRRARESGLGTHVPDFLGT; encoded by the coding sequence ATGCTGATCCTGTCCCATGGCGATGTCCGGCGGATTCTCGACGGTGCGGAGCAAGAAGTGCTGGCGGCCGTGCGCACGGCTTATGTCCTGCACACCCAAGGCCGGTCCGCCATTCCGCATTCGGTGTTCCTGCGGTTCCCCGGCGACGACCGGAACCGGATCATCGCGCTGCCCGCGTATCTGGACACACCCGAGGCGCCGGTCGCCGGCGTCAAGTGGGTGTCGTCGTTCCCCGGCAACGTCCAGGCCGGGATGGACCGGGCGTCGGCGGCGATCATTCTCAATTCGATGCGGACCGGCCATCCCGAGGTGTTCCTCGAGGGCGCGACCATCTCGGCACGGCGCACCGCGGCGAGCGCGGCGGTCGCCGCCGTCACCCTCGGCGCGACCGGCTCCGGGGTGTCCCTCATCGGATGCGGCGTGATCAACTTCGAGGTTCTGTCGTTCCTGCGCGCCCTGTACGCCGGGCTGGACTCGGTCACCGTGTTCGACCTCGACCAGGCGCGGTCGACCGCTTTCGCGGACCGGTGCACCACCCGCTGGCCGGAGATGAAGGTCGACGTCGTCACACGGGTCGAGGACGCCCTCGCCGCACATCCGCTGGTGTCCCTGGCGACCAGCGCCACGGTCCCGCATCTGGACGTCGCCCGCTGTCAGCCGGGAGCGTTGATCCTGCACCTGTCGCTGCGCGACCTCACCCCGGAGACGATCCTGGCGAGCACCAACGTCGTCGACGACGCCGACCACGTCTGCCGTGCCGCCACGTCGCTGCATCTCGCGGAGCAACAGGCAGGCAACCGCGACTTCATCGCCCACTCGCTCGGCGAACTCCTCCTCGACGGCGACCGATACCGGCGAAACCCGGACACCCTCACCGTTTTCTCGCCCTTCGGTCTCGGTGCTTTGGACCTCGCCCTCGCGGATCTCGTCCACCGGCGTGCCCGCGAAAGCGGCCTGGGTACTCACGTACCCGACTTTCTCGGTACCTGA
- a CDS encoding threonine ammonia-lyase translates to MTVEAPPLGAADVVTAARRTAGRIRHTPLLAPDGLPGILLKAEHLQHGGSFKTRGAANAMLDLATTHVVTGSSGNHGIAVARLGAELGVEVTVVVAGGAAAVKAATIGRLGARVIEVPGGVADRDRYAREHAARTGAAFVPSSDHRSVVAGAGTVGLEVFDAVPDLDVIFVPTGGGGLLAGVCLAAEGLRGTPRIVGVEPATARRYARSLAAGCPVELPPSRTVADGLRGQRPGEIPFPIIQRRVDELIEVTDEEILAAMELLRRDGVEAEPSGSVALAGALRTRFTGRAVAIVSGGNTPRRCRADVR, encoded by the coding sequence ATGACCGTCGAAGCACCCCCGCTCGGCGCGGCGGACGTGGTGACGGCGGCGAGGCGGACCGCGGGCCGGATCCGGCACACGCCGCTGCTGGCGCCGGACGGCCTGCCAGGGATCCTGCTCAAGGCCGAACATCTGCAGCATGGTGGCTCGTTCAAGACCCGCGGCGCCGCGAACGCGATGCTCGACCTGGCCACCACCCACGTCGTGACCGGCTCGTCGGGCAATCACGGGATCGCGGTCGCCCGGCTCGGCGCCGAGCTGGGGGTCGAGGTGACGGTCGTCGTCGCCGGTGGCGCGGCCGCCGTCAAAGCGGCCACCATCGGCAGGCTCGGCGCACGGGTGATCGAGGTGCCAGGAGGGGTGGCTGACCGGGATCGGTACGCACGCGAGCACGCGGCCCGCACCGGCGCGGCGTTCGTGCCGTCCTCGGATCACCGGTCGGTGGTCGCCGGAGCGGGCACGGTCGGGCTGGAAGTGTTCGACGCCGTCCCGGACCTCGACGTGATCTTCGTGCCGACCGGCGGTGGTGGCCTGCTGGCGGGCGTGTGCCTGGCCGCCGAGGGACTGCGCGGAACACCCCGGATCGTCGGCGTGGAGCCGGCGACGGCCCGGCGCTACGCCCGTTCACTGGCGGCCGGATGCCCGGTCGAGCTGCCGCCGTCCCGCACGGTGGCCGACGGGCTCCGCGGTCAGCGGCCGGGCGAGATCCCGTTCCCGATCATCCAGCGCCGGGTCGACGAGCTGATCGAGGTGACCGACGAAGAGATCCTGGCGGCGATGGAACTGCTGCGTCGCGACGGGGTCGAGGCCGAACCGAGTGGGAGCGTCGCCCTCGCCGGTGCCCTGCGGACGCGGTTCACCGGCCGTGCCGTCGCCATCGTGTCCGGTGGGAACACCCCGCGGCGCTGCCGCGCCGATGTCCGCTAG
- a CDS encoding helix-turn-helix transcriptional regulator, with product MGEPARVSVDAADPVLEAGIGCTLNGSPELTVVTNGEESDATVVVVDLVDDKVLDVVHSIRNQPHRPEIVLLATELSPGEALHAIAAGAHGLLRRREASANRLSRAVLAAVVGDCTMPPDLIDRVLEQGMENQTPTAPQAWARGGLNEREHAVLRLVAEGYETDEIARRLSYSARTVTAVVHDITQRFRLRNRAHAVAYALRARLL from the coding sequence ATGGGAGAGCCCGCAAGGGTGAGTGTGGACGCGGCCGATCCGGTACTCGAAGCGGGTATCGGCTGCACACTCAACGGCAGCCCGGAACTCACCGTGGTGACGAACGGCGAGGAATCGGACGCGACGGTCGTGGTCGTCGACCTCGTGGACGACAAGGTGCTCGACGTGGTGCACTCCATCCGGAACCAGCCGCACCGCCCGGAGATCGTGCTGCTGGCCACCGAACTGTCGCCGGGCGAGGCGCTGCACGCGATCGCGGCGGGCGCGCACGGCCTGCTGCGCCGCCGAGAGGCCAGCGCGAACCGGCTTTCCCGCGCGGTGCTCGCCGCCGTCGTCGGCGACTGCACCATGCCACCGGACCTGATCGACCGGGTACTCGAACAGGGCATGGAGAACCAGACACCCACCGCGCCGCAGGCCTGGGCCCGCGGCGGGCTCAACGAACGCGAGCACGCCGTGCTGCGCCTCGTCGCCGAGGGCTACGAAACCGACGAGATCGCCCGGCGGCTGTCCTACTCGGCGCGCACCGTGACGGCCGTCGTGCACGACATCACCCAGCGGTTCAGGCTGCGCAACCGGGCCCACGCCGTGGCCTACGCACTACGGGCGAGGCTGCTGTGA
- a CDS encoding ornithine carbamoyltransferase — MAEPARRHLISINDLDDEDLRWIVGRGVEYALGHRTDERPLRDSVAGILFRKTSTRTRTSFSAGALRLGAKLINYGPGDLQENTGETIEDTAAVLSKMLDMLVVRTSGGEAELRAYAVSRRMAVINAMCADEHPTQALADLTTLTQRFGRVEGLRVLYVGEGNNTASALALALSRYTDTALYLRTPTGYGLEQRFLDRAELNAKRNGALVEERHDMAALPVVDAVYTTRWQTTGTVKHTEDWREVFAPFHVDEAVMAASGAKVFLHDLPAHRGEEVAAEVLDGPASLAFTLAENKYHSARAVLEWCAGPVRDA, encoded by the coding sequence ATGGCCGAACCAGCGCGCCGCCACTTGATCTCCATCAATGATCTCGACGACGAAGACCTGCGATGGATCGTCGGTCGCGGAGTCGAGTACGCACTCGGCCACCGGACGGACGAACGACCGTTACGCGATTCGGTCGCGGGTATTTTGTTTCGTAAAACCTCGACCAGAACGCGGACGTCATTCTCCGCCGGCGCACTCCGGCTCGGCGCCAAGCTGATCAATTACGGTCCCGGTGATCTTCAGGAGAACACCGGCGAGACCATCGAGGACACCGCCGCCGTGTTGTCGAAGATGCTCGACATGCTCGTGGTGCGGACATCAGGCGGCGAGGCCGAGCTTCGTGCCTATGCCGTGAGCAGGCGGATGGCCGTGATCAACGCGATGTGCGCGGACGAGCACCCCACTCAGGCTCTGGCCGACCTCACCACGCTCACCCAGCGGTTCGGCCGGGTCGAAGGGTTGCGCGTGCTCTACGTCGGCGAGGGCAACAACACCGCTTCGGCGTTGGCTCTGGCGTTGTCCCGCTACACCGACACGGCTCTCTACCTGCGCACGCCGACGGGCTATGGCCTCGAACAACGGTTTCTGGACCGGGCCGAACTCAACGCCAAGCGCAATGGCGCACTGGTGGAGGAGCGGCACGACATGGCCGCGCTCCCGGTCGTCGACGCCGTCTATACCACGAGGTGGCAGACCACCGGAACGGTCAAACACACCGAGGACTGGCGCGAAGTGTTCGCCCCGTTCCACGTCGACGAGGCAGTGATGGCCGCGTCCGGCGCGAAAGTGTTCCTCCACGACCTTCCCGCGCACCGCGGGGAGGAGGTCGCCGCGGAGGTCCTCGACGGACCGGCGAGTCTCGCGTTCACCCTGGCGGAGAACAAGTACCACAGCGCACGGGCCGTACTCGAATGGTGCGCGGGTCCGGTGCGCGATGCCTGA
- a CDS encoding lantibiotic dehydratase, with amino-acid sequence MVWLSGKWRLWDQFAVRGAGFPAAGVLRLAEEGLAAAADRLDAGLSGAAWDVFEKQFATTAVETAVELQSIASSPGFRDAVEWQNSTIWRTGVESFLAWKPSVAGRTSKPRQREELVAQYWQRFCVKNDTIGFFGPVGWGRWAESANGVEVEPGSGLITTSNVYFASWAVDAVARAIGDDPRSRDWVAPRRVPFVRVTGDLAHLPGRPPQAIPAELRPVLELCDGLRSARKIQQELGPAIDVAAAVTELVRLKVVVWRLDVPASAHPERYLRTWLASVGETGLREQWLAWLDELERGRDRVRTSTSAELPGELAALESDFTTMTGSAATRAKGTNTAPCRGLVYSDCVRAARARLGTDLLAELAPVDLLLTSATWLTARLADAVLSHARRVHTDLTAAGTVGLAAFWFACMPILHGSAVTEAEALRRELSARWARILDVPEGARRVRLSHVDIADRVRDEFGDPVPGWDMARYLSPDVFVVPGTDNEWVLGELHVASNTLGASLFVNQHPARGELLDETAADFPGPRLLPMLPKEHRSRLSARIRYSLDRPEDYYVALVDHTVDPERERAVLSADVLVEARGDRLVAVLPDGAEFDVLDAFGHVLTTLAMDLFRIMPDADHSPRVTVDKLVVARESWSVPVESLGFVSEKSEARRFVLARRWREGLGLPRFVFVVSAGEPRPFYVDFDAPVYVNIFAKAMRRLARQDPGGRLSITEMLPSPEQAWLTDDKGNRYTSELRFVAVHR; translated from the coding sequence ATGGTCTGGTTGAGCGGAAAATGGCGGCTGTGGGACCAGTTCGCGGTGCGGGGCGCGGGTTTCCCCGCGGCGGGCGTGCTGAGGCTCGCGGAGGAAGGACTCGCGGCGGCCGCGGACCGGCTCGACGCGGGGCTGTCCGGGGCCGCGTGGGACGTGTTCGAGAAACAGTTCGCGACGACGGCCGTGGAAACGGCCGTCGAGCTCCAGTCGATCGCGTCCTCGCCGGGTTTCCGGGACGCGGTCGAGTGGCAGAACTCCACCATCTGGCGAACCGGTGTCGAGTCCTTCCTCGCGTGGAAGCCGTCGGTGGCGGGCCGGACCAGCAAACCCCGGCAGCGTGAAGAGCTGGTCGCGCAGTACTGGCAGCGGTTCTGCGTGAAGAACGACACGATCGGTTTCTTCGGCCCGGTGGGCTGGGGCCGCTGGGCCGAGTCGGCGAACGGAGTCGAGGTCGAGCCCGGTTCCGGGCTGATCACGACGTCGAACGTCTACTTCGCCAGTTGGGCGGTCGACGCGGTGGCCCGCGCGATCGGCGACGATCCGCGGTCGCGGGACTGGGTGGCGCCCCGCCGGGTGCCCTTCGTGCGGGTGACCGGTGACCTGGCCCATCTGCCGGGCAGGCCACCCCAGGCGATTCCCGCGGAACTCCGCCCCGTTCTCGAACTGTGCGACGGACTCCGCTCGGCGCGGAAAATCCAGCAGGAGCTGGGCCCGGCGATCGACGTGGCCGCCGCCGTGACGGAACTGGTGCGGCTCAAGGTGGTCGTCTGGCGGCTGGACGTCCCGGCGAGCGCGCATCCCGAACGGTACTTGCGAACCTGGCTGGCGTCCGTCGGCGAGACCGGTCTCCGGGAGCAGTGGCTCGCCTGGCTGGACGAGCTGGAACGCGGCCGTGATCGGGTGCGGACGTCGACCTCCGCGGAGCTTCCTGGGGAACTCGCCGCGCTGGAGAGCGACTTCACGACGATGACCGGTTCGGCGGCCACTCGCGCCAAGGGCACGAACACCGCCCCGTGCCGCGGCCTGGTCTATTCCGACTGTGTCCGGGCGGCGCGGGCGCGGCTCGGCACGGACCTGCTGGCCGAGCTCGCGCCGGTCGACCTGCTACTGACCAGCGCGACCTGGTTGACCGCGCGGCTCGCCGACGCGGTACTGAGCCACGCGCGGAGGGTCCACACCGACCTGACGGCGGCCGGTACGGTCGGCCTGGCCGCGTTCTGGTTCGCGTGCATGCCGATCCTGCACGGCTCGGCGGTGACCGAGGCCGAGGCGCTCCGCCGGGAGCTGTCCGCCCGGTGGGCACGCATCCTCGACGTCCCCGAGGGAGCCCGGCGCGTCAGGTTGTCCCATGTGGACATCGCGGACCGGGTGCGGGACGAGTTCGGCGATCCGGTCCCCGGCTGGGACATGGCCCGCTACCTCAGTCCTGACGTGTTCGTCGTTCCCGGCACCGACAACGAGTGGGTGCTCGGCGAACTGCACGTCGCGTCGAACACCCTCGGTGCTTCGCTGTTCGTCAACCAGCACCCGGCGCGCGGTGAGCTGCTCGACGAGACCGCGGCCGACTTTCCCGGCCCGCGTCTGCTGCCGATGCTGCCCAAGGAACACCGGTCCCGGCTTTCCGCCCGGATCCGCTACTCGTTGGACCGGCCTGAGGACTACTACGTGGCCCTGGTCGACCACACGGTCGATCCGGAGCGCGAGCGGGCGGTGCTCAGTGCCGACGTCCTGGTGGAAGCACGCGGGGACCGGCTGGTCGCCGTATTACCGGACGGCGCGGAGTTCGACGTGCTCGACGCGTTCGGTCACGTGCTGACCACGCTGGCGATGGACCTGTTCCGGATCATGCCCGACGCGGACCATTCGCCGCGGGTGACGGTGGACAAGCTGGTGGTGGCGCGGGAGTCGTGGTCGGTTCCGGTGGAGTCCCTGGGTTTTGTGTCGGAGAAGTCGGAGGCGCGGCGGTTCGTGCTGGCTCGCCGGTGGCGTGAAGGACTGGGACTTCCGAGGTTCGTGTTCGTGGTTTCGGCGGGGGAGCCTCGTCCGTTCTATGTGGACTTCGACGCCCCGGTGTATGTGAACATCTTCGCCAAGGCCATGCGGCGGCTGGCACGGCAGGATCCGGGCGGCCGGTTGTCGATCACGGAGATGCTGCCCTCGCCCGAGCAGGCGTGGCTCACCGACGACAAAGGAAATCGGTACACCTCCGAACTGCGTTTCGTCGCCGTGCACCGCTGA
- a CDS encoding lantibiotic dehydratase translates to MPEDVLLPGGEWRLWREFALRGPGFPAAGVLRLAPFGLAEAADGLANRTGPEWTAFEELFAGAMVDNVKELQEIAALPDFQAAVAWQNPALLQRGIGLFLAWDPSVDGRTSKRREREELVAHYWQRFCVKNDTIGFFGPVGWGRWDESADGVVVEPGSGLVAESNVYFSSWAVDAVARTVGADPRLRTWIAPRRVSFVRVTGDVARMPGRRPDRLHPQEREVLARCDGTRRPAEIAAQLGQETTEEIVMSILDELRRRRLIVWRLEVPTCAYPEQYLRSVLERVTDPELRRDGLSKVAVLEHGRDRIKAAGADATALSAAFTALENEFEALTEVAAQRAKGTRTAPCRALIYADCRRSATVRIGAAIRDELTPLALCLTAARWMTGRFARAVGDRIRQAYDRLREQDGSVDLASLWMECLPAPHGGSIADIDRIQDELRERWARILGVSVDSRRVRLSSVDIADRVREEFGETGPSWPQARYVSPDVLVVADDADEVARGNFELVLGELHVAMNTASTSLWVMQHPDARRLFAETAVDFPGPRLLPMLPKEQPPRWSARSRISLDRPEDYYVALVDHTVDPERGRTALSADVLVEERDDRLVAVLPDGAEFDLLDVFSNAMTNRVMDRFALRPRAGHSPRVTVDKLVVARESWSVPVESLDFVSEKSEARRFVLARRWRDALGLPRFVFVVSPGEPRPFYVDFDAPVFVNIFAKAVRRLARQDPDGRLSITEMLPSPEQAWLTDDKGNRYTSELRFVAVDQSVR, encoded by the coding sequence ATGCCTGAAGACGTCCTGCTGCCGGGTGGCGAATGGCGGCTGTGGAGGGAGTTCGCCCTGCGTGGCCCCGGCTTCCCCGCCGCCGGCGTGCTGCGACTGGCGCCGTTCGGGCTCGCCGAGGCGGCGGACGGACTCGCCAACAGGACAGGCCCCGAGTGGACCGCGTTCGAGGAATTGTTCGCCGGAGCGATGGTGGACAACGTCAAGGAATTGCAGGAGATCGCCGCGTTGCCGGATTTCCAGGCCGCGGTGGCGTGGCAGAATCCCGCCCTTCTGCAGCGCGGGATCGGCTTGTTCCTGGCGTGGGACCCCTCGGTGGACGGGCGCACCAGCAAGCGGCGCGAACGCGAGGAGCTGGTCGCGCACTACTGGCAGCGGTTCTGCGTGAAGAACGACACGATCGGTTTCTTCGGGCCGGTGGGCTGGGGCCGCTGGGACGAGTCGGCCGACGGGGTCGTCGTCGAACCGGGCTCCGGCCTGGTCGCCGAGTCGAACGTCTATTTCTCGAGCTGGGCGGTGGACGCGGTCGCGCGCACGGTCGGCGCCGATCCTCGGCTGCGGACCTGGATCGCGCCACGCCGAGTGTCGTTCGTCCGGGTCACCGGGGACGTGGCGCGGATGCCAGGACGGCGTCCGGACCGGCTTCACCCGCAGGAGCGGGAGGTGCTCGCGCGCTGCGACGGAACCCGCCGTCCAGCGGAGATCGCGGCACAGCTCGGACAGGAAACGACCGAAGAGATCGTGATGTCCATTTTGGACGAATTGCGACGGCGGCGGCTGATCGTGTGGCGGCTGGAGGTGCCGACCTGCGCGTATCCCGAACAATACCTGCGGTCGGTTCTGGAGCGGGTCACGGACCCGGAACTGCGGCGGGACGGGTTGTCCAAAGTGGCGGTCCTCGAACACGGGAGAGACCGGATCAAGGCGGCGGGCGCCGACGCCACCGCCTTGTCCGCGGCGTTCACCGCGCTGGAGAACGAGTTCGAGGCGCTGACCGAGGTCGCGGCGCAACGCGCCAAGGGCACGCGCACCGCACCGTGCCGGGCCCTGATCTACGCCGACTGCCGCCGGTCCGCCACGGTCCGGATCGGCGCCGCGATCCGCGACGAGCTGACTCCGCTGGCCCTGTGCCTCACCGCCGCCCGCTGGATGACGGGCCGGTTCGCGCGAGCCGTCGGGGACCGGATCCGGCAGGCGTACGACCGCTTGCGCGAACAGGACGGGAGCGTGGACCTCGCGTCGTTGTGGATGGAGTGCCTGCCCGCCCCGCACGGCGGTTCGATCGCCGACATCGACCGCATCCAGGACGAGCTGCGAGAACGCTGGGCACGGATCCTGGGGGTATCCGTGGACAGCCGCCGCGTCCGTCTGTCCAGTGTGGACATCGCGGACCGGGTCCGGGAGGAGTTCGGGGAAACCGGTCCGAGCTGGCCGCAAGCCCGTTACGTCAGCCCGGACGTCCTGGTCGTGGCCGACGACGCCGACGAGGTCGCGCGAGGGAACTTCGAGCTGGTCCTCGGCGAGCTGCACGTCGCGATGAACACCGCCAGTACGTCGTTGTGGGTGATGCAGCATCCGGACGCCCGGCGGCTGTTCGCCGAGACCGCGGTCGACTTCCCCGGTCCGCGTCTGCTGCCGATGCTGCCGAAGGAACAGCCGCCGCGATGGTCGGCGCGCAGCCGGATCTCGCTGGACCGGCCTGAGGACTACTACGTGGCCCTGGTCGACCACACGGTCGATCCGGAACGGGGACGGACGGCGCTCAGCGCCGACGTCCTGGTGGAAGAACGGGACGACCGGCTGGTGGCCGTGCTGCCCGACGGCGCGGAGTTCGACCTGCTCGACGTGTTCAGCAACGCGATGACCAACCGGGTCATGGACCGGTTCGCTTTGCGCCCCCGCGCCGGCCATTCGCCACGGGTGACGGTGGACAAGCTGGTGGTGGCGCGGGAGTCGTGGTCGGTTCCGGTGGAATCCCTGGATTTCGTCTCCGAGAAGTCGGAGGCGCGGCGGTTCGTGCTGGCTCGCCGGTGGCGTGACGCGTTGGGACTTCCCAGGTTTGTGTTCGTGGTTTCGCCGGGGGAGCCTCGTCCGTTCTATGTGGATTTCGACGCCCCGGTATTCGTGAACATCTTCGCGAAGGCGGTGCGGCGGCTGGCGCGTCAGGATCCGGACGGCCGGTTGTCGATCACCGAAATGCTGCCCTCACCGGAGCAGGCGTGGCTGACCGACGACAAGGGGAATCGGTACACCTCCGAACTACGCTTCGTCGCGGTCGACCAGTCCGTCCGATGA
- a CDS encoding amidase: MTTLAGIDLDQATIPDLRRAMDSGQLTSAELTAFYLDRIRLLDPRLHSVITTNPDAPRLAAASDDRRRARGLLDGIPVLIKDNIDTADRQRTTAGSFALAGARPAADAHLVERLREAGAVILGKTNLSEWANFRDRRSSSGWSAVGGQTANPYVLDRNTCGSSSGSSAAIAANLATVAVGTETNGSIVSAAGGNGVVGVKPSIGLVSRHGLVPISAVQDTAGPVARNVTDAAVLLAVLNGPDARDPSTDGSPARPDYLQFLDPCAVRGKRIGVWDATGGTSPETVAVFAQAVERLASLGAITVEVTIPGLDVVGRSELPSMLYEFKHGINAYLAATPGDHPADLAGLIEFNKSNADTEMGHFGQELFEEAQATSGDLTDPDYLRLRAEATGAARRGLDDTLREHRLDAIVAPTNGPAWRTTLGKGDDYRFGSSAPAAVSGYTNVTVPMAFVGPLPVGLSIMAGRYSEPTVLALAYAFEQATRVRRPPEFLPTS, encoded by the coding sequence GTGACCACGCTCGCGGGGATCGACCTCGACCAGGCCACGATCCCGGACCTGCGGCGCGCGATGGACTCCGGTCAGCTGACCTCGGCCGAGCTGACGGCGTTCTATCTCGACCGGATCCGCCTGCTCGACCCGCGGCTGCATTCGGTCATCACGACCAACCCGGACGCGCCGCGGCTCGCGGCCGCGAGCGACGATCGCCGCCGGGCGCGTGGTCTTCTGGACGGCATCCCGGTGCTGATCAAGGACAACATCGACACCGCGGACCGGCAGCGGACGACGGCTGGGTCGTTCGCGCTGGCCGGGGCGCGTCCGGCCGCCGACGCCCATCTGGTCGAGCGGCTCCGCGAGGCCGGGGCGGTGATCCTCGGCAAGACGAACCTTTCGGAGTGGGCGAACTTCCGTGACCGCCGCTCGTCGAGTGGCTGGAGCGCGGTCGGCGGGCAGACCGCCAACCCCTACGTTCTCGACCGCAACACCTGCGGCTCGTCGAGCGGCTCCAGCGCGGCGATCGCCGCGAACCTGGCCACCGTCGCGGTCGGCACCGAGACCAACGGCTCGATCGTCAGCGCGGCGGGCGGGAACGGGGTCGTCGGCGTCAAACCGAGCATCGGACTGGTGAGCCGCCACGGCCTCGTGCCGATCTCCGCGGTGCAGGACACCGCCGGCCCCGTGGCCCGCAACGTGACGGACGCGGCCGTCCTGCTGGCTGTGCTCAACGGCCCGGACGCCCGCGACCCGTCCACCGACGGCAGCCCGGCCCGGCCGGACTATCTGCAGTTCCTGGACCCCTGCGCGGTGCGAGGCAAGAGGATCGGTGTCTGGGACGCGACCGGCGGCACCAGCCCGGAAACCGTGGCGGTGTTCGCCCAAGCCGTGGAGCGGCTGGCGTCCCTTGGCGCGATCACGGTCGAGGTGACGATCCCCGGACTGGACGTGGTGGGCCGCTCCGAACTGCCGTCGATGCTGTACGAGTTCAAGCACGGCATCAACGCCTACCTGGCGGCGACCCCCGGTGATCATCCCGCAGACCTGGCAGGGCTGATCGAGTTCAACAAGTCCAACGCGGACACCGAGATGGGCCATTTCGGACAGGAGCTGTTCGAAGAAGCCCAGGCCACGAGCGGTGACCTGACCGATCCGGACTACCTGCGCCTGCGCGCGGAGGCGACCGGAGCAGCACGGCGCGGGCTGGACGACACGCTCCGCGAGCACCGGCTGGACGCGATCGTGGCGCCGACGAACGGCCCGGCGTGGAGGACCACGCTGGGCAAGGGCGACGACTACCGATTCGGCTCGTCCGCGCCCGCCGCGGTGTCCGGCTACACGAACGTGACCGTCCCCATGGCGTTCGTCGGCCCGCTGCCGGTCGGCCTCTCGATCATGGCGGGCCGGTACAGCGAGCCGACGGTACTGGCGCTGGCGTACGCGTTCGAGCAGGCCACACGGGTGAGGAGGCCGCCGGAGTTCCTGCCGACGAGCTGA
- a CDS encoding helix-turn-helix transcriptional regulator: MISVQVYAAGALVREAVVAKLRQAEILVAAAADTVVVAAGGTIDEALTACPATLRAAGDRLIVAADTLSPAGVLRAFRAGARILLQTPETTPAQFSAAVHSAVHGESRLPYGLLVRLLSGGAELSLPIGVHPVAPLTERQLTVLTLMADGHGNADIARKLSCSEHTVKNVIYELMARLQVRNRAHAVAHAVRAGLI, encoded by the coding sequence GTGATCAGCGTGCAGGTCTACGCGGCAGGCGCGCTCGTCCGGGAGGCCGTGGTCGCGAAGCTGAGACAGGCGGAGATCCTCGTCGCGGCCGCGGCGGACACCGTGGTGGTAGCCGCCGGCGGCACGATCGACGAGGCGTTGACAGCCTGTCCCGCCACCCTCCGCGCGGCGGGAGATCGGCTGATCGTCGCCGCGGACACGCTCAGCCCGGCCGGTGTCCTCCGCGCCTTCCGGGCCGGAGCACGAATCCTGCTGCAGACTCCCGAAACGACTCCTGCCCAGTTCAGCGCCGCCGTGCACTCGGCCGTGCACGGGGAAAGCCGGCTGCCCTACGGGCTGCTTGTCCGGTTGCTCAGCGGTGGCGCCGAACTGTCCCTGCCCATCGGGGTCCATCCGGTCGCGCCCTTGACCGAGCGGCAGCTCACGGTGCTCACCCTGATGGCGGACGGACACGGCAACGCCGACATCGCACGGAAGCTGTCCTGTTCGGAGCACACCGTGAAGAACGTCATCTACGAACTGATGGCGCGGCTTCAGGTGCGCAACCGTGCCCACGCGGTCGCCCACGCGGTCCGCGCGGGGCTGATCTGA